One Lepus europaeus isolate LE1 chromosome 4, mLepTim1.pri, whole genome shotgun sequence genomic window, GCTGCTATCCCGTTTCACAGGGATTCTCGTGCCCACGATTTCACTTGGGAAGACCAAGTCCTCAAGAATTGCATCATGCATGGCTCTCAGAGTGTGACTCCTAGGGTGCTTTCGCTTATTTTTCATACAACTTTTTTGAGTTGGCTTAGGCAGAATTCTCCTCTGAGCAATAAAGACAACGTGTTTCCCACTAAACTTTTTCTCCAGCTCACGAACTAGCCAGACTTGAATTTTCTGGAAGGATTTTAGTTGAGGAATGGGAACAAAGATTATGATAGCTTTCTGGCCACGGCCAACTTGGATTTCATTAGCAGCCATGATGTTCAGCTCCCTTAGTTGAGCCTTTAGGTCCAAGTTCATCTCCAACTCCATATGCACCTGAGAGATCCCCCATACGAACTGTCAGTCTTCTTGCCATTGGGCTGATGATACTGGTGCTTGAGCTGAACATGGCTTATCCTGGTTGAGTGCCAGCCGAGGAAGAGTCAAAATTTGTTTTGAATTAGAGGCACTGGGTTTGCTTGTGAGATGatcatttaatctttttaaaaggcagcTTTGCATGAGTcatgcaaaaagaaaataaggctgtaataaaattttaaaatttattaatgaatGAGAGAACAAAGTAAATGTTAAGCAGTTCCAAGAAAATTCAAAGGACATGTTCAAATTATAAAGCCAGTCAGAACtgctgaaattattttaatatatgcaaAATTGGATTCCTCCAGTGACAAGAGGGAATTAATTGTACCCCTGCTGATCAAAATGCATTTATGTTTCAATGGGCAAGAACCCTTGGTATCACATAATTTTCCTACAACTGACAGAATTGTAAAAGAGTGCAAAGACAAAAGGGCATAGATAGCAGAGAAAGGTATACAATAAAGACCATCTAGTGATTATTCTTCCAATTTCAgagtcatttataattttttctgacAGATTTTAGATTGATGCGGGCAGCACTAAAGTAACCAGCTTGAAGCAGAGATGCTGAGTCAGAGAAATTCGAGGAaggaagcagctgggaatcaacaGATGTCATGAAGAGGGTTTTGGGTTTGGCAAGAGGGTGGAATTGGGGTTCAGGCCAAACTTAACTCAATTGACATATGGTTTGCATTTTATCGTCCTTAGAATGGTGAGTAGGAAATTGGGATAGAAACCCCAATTTTTCTCCCTTGAAGTCTACTGCAATTTTCACTTCAGTATACTCTTTCAAAATATCCtaaataagaacttttttttgTGAGGTTAAATGATTATTGAATGACACCGAAATGAATATTTTCTGCTTAGAGCAATAAAAACCAAAAGACTATGATGGGTCTCCTGCATTTAAACGAGTAAGTGAATGTTGTGGTTgaactgcggctcactaggctaatcctccgcctgtggcgccagtaccccaggttctagtcccggtcaaggcgccggattctgtcctgattgctcctcttccagtccagctctctgctgtggcctgggagggcagtggaggatggcccaagtacttgagcccccgcaaccgcatgggagaccaggaggaagcacctggctcatgacttcggattggcacagtgccggccgtagcagccatttgggggagtgaatcagtggaagaaagacctttctctctgtctgtctcttactgtctaactctgcctgtcaaaaataaataaataaataaataaaaagaattgcatTCCCCAAAATGGTTGATTCAGGTCTAACCTCCAATGCCTAGAATGTGATTTTGTTTAAACATGGAGTCTTTGCACACATAGTCAAATTAATATGAGGTCAAAGTGGGTTAGAAGGGGCTCTGACACAGTGACGCAGTCATTAGTGTCGTTAGAAGAGACAGGAGAGGAAGGTTTGGATGCAgagataacagagacagaaaggaaagtgGATTATTTGAAGACAAAGGCAGAACCTGGAGTGATGCAGCTACTAGCTAAACCTGAAGGGTTTCCAGTAATTATCATCTGATGGGCTAGTGCAAGGAAGAACTCTTCTCAGAGGAAATGACCCTGCCAACACCTCGATTTCAGGCTTGTACTTTCCAAAATCTGAAGGGAATACATCTCTGTTGTTTAAAGTCGCCTTGTTTGCGATATACTGTTTAGGGGCCCCAATAAACTATTATAGTAGAGAAGAAGTTATCCTTTCTTTATTTACACCAGTGACTTAAAGAAGCTATTCTCATATATAAGCTACAGAAAGGATAGTCAAAATAGGTAATAAGACACAGacaaaaagagaacaaaagcTGTAGAAATATGGCTCTAGATGCaagtaacatatttttattttattccaggTAAGAAATGCATAATAGAAGATACAACAGACAAAAACTTCTGAGAACAAAGCTATATGATTGTTCTGAAGAACGGAGATCATATTATCATAGTACATTTTCTATTGGTAAGAGCTACCTGAGTCTTGGTAATTTATTAAAGAGAAGAGATTTACTTTGGCTCATGGTGTTGGAGGCCAAGAAGCACAAGAGCATTGTGCTGGCATCTTCTCTGCTTCTGGTGAGGGAATCATGCTGCTTCAACTCATGACAGAAAGTAGAAGGGAATGTGGGCTGCACCTTATAACAGCCTTGTCCTGCAGTCACTGACCCTGC contains:
- the LOC133758283 gene encoding small ribosomal subunit protein eS7-like, translated to MELEMNLDLKAQLRELNIMAANEIQVGRGQKAIIIFVPIPQLKSFQKIQVWLVRELEKKFSGKHVVFIAQRRILPKPTQKSCMKNKRKHPRSHTLRAMHDAILEDLVFPSEIVGTRIPVKRDSSRLIKVHLDKAQPKVETLVSVRST